The Toxorhynchites rutilus septentrionalis strain SRP chromosome 3, ASM2978413v1, whole genome shotgun sequence genome includes a region encoding these proteins:
- the LOC129773583 gene encoding probable cyclin-dependent serine/threonine-protein kinase DDB_G0292550: MASILEIIKTTSSIVPQFDGNIDKLKAFADALNLVKTFETPENKATIINVILTKLEGRARNAFTETPTSVSEISKILKAKITTSPPEQVLAKMANLKQNGGIEQFCLDLEKLVFSLETAYTAKEIPPQVAKSMANKEGVKHLAGGLKNEKTSLIIRAGNFNSYSDAMTKALEENLNNASASVFAYSQTNRNANRFNNNVDTHYNNYRRRPNDFHNRGRNQNNFNRNNFNQNNFQNQPRNNYNRFGQQNQVRDQFSNINPQRNNNNNNRRNTNFNRPQQYIRLTGNESQPTDALQSEPALTLEENKHYGDQH, from the coding sequence atggCTAGCATACTCGAAATAATCAAGACTACATCGTCTATAGTTCCGCAATTCGACGGAAACATAGACAAACTGAAAGCCTTCGCTGACGCTTTAAACTtggtgaaaacatttgaaacaccGGAAAACAAAGCAACCATAATTAACGTCATACTAACCAAACTAGAGGGACGGGCGAGAAATGCATTCACTGAAACACCGACATCGGTGAGCGagataagcaaaattttaaaagcTAAAATAACGACCAGCCCACCGGAACAAGTTCTAGCTAAAATGGCTAACTTGAAACAAAACGGTGGAATCGAACAATTTTGCCTGGATTTAGAAAAATTGGTGTTCAGTTTGGAAACAGCGTACACCGCTAAAGAAATTCCGCCCCAAGTTGCCAAATCTATGGCAAACAAAGAAGGCGTCAAACATTTAGCCGGAgggttaaaaaacgaaaaaacctcgCTCATCATAAGAGCAGGGAATTTCAATTCATACTCCGACGCGATGACTAAAGCGTTGGAGGAAAACTTAAATAATGCGAGCGCATCAGTATTTGCATACTCGCAAACCAACAGAAACGCCAACCGTTTCAACAACAACGTTGACACACATTATAATAATTACAGGCGCAGGCCAAACGACTTCCATAACCGCGGTAGAAACCAAAACAATTTCAACCGCaacaatttcaaccaaaataatttccaaaaCCAACCGCGTAATAACTATAACCGTTTTGGCCAGCAAAACCAAGTTCGAGACCAATTCTCAAACATAAACCCACAgcgaaataacaacaacaacaataggcggaatacaaattttaaccGCCCTCAGCAATACATCCGCCTAACGGGAAAC